In Methylomonas sp. MK1, the following are encoded in one genomic region:
- a CDS encoding urea amidolyase associated protein UAAP2, translating to MPIVESTLDPSTALYDYTLPAGEPWLYTIKQGQTFRILDLEGNQAVDTLFYSAADHEERYSATDTIRHQGNLYLSAGTKLMSGEGNVLLTIVADTCGRHDTLGGACAAESNSVRYALDKKHMHSCRDSFLLAIGHADCGLAKRDIASNINFFMNVPVTADGQLTFADGISAPGKYVEMRAEMDVIALISNCPQLNNPCNAYNPTPVRLLIWD from the coding sequence ATGCCCATCGTCGAAAGCACGCTCGACCCGAGCACCGCACTTTACGATTACACCTTGCCGGCCGGCGAACCCTGGCTATATACCATCAAACAAGGCCAGACCTTCCGCATCTTGGATCTGGAAGGCAACCAAGCCGTCGACACCTTGTTTTACAGCGCCGCCGACCATGAAGAACGCTACAGCGCCACCGACACGATACGCCACCAAGGTAATTTGTACCTGAGTGCCGGCACCAAGCTGATGTCCGGCGAGGGTAACGTGCTGCTGACCATCGTGGCCGACACCTGTGGTCGCCACGATACCTTAGGCGGCGCTTGTGCCGCCGAGAGCAACAGCGTGCGCTATGCCCTGGATAAGAAGCACATGCACAGTTGCCGCGACAGCTTTTTGTTGGCCATCGGCCACGCCGACTGCGGGCTGGCCAAGCGCGACATCGCCAGCAATATCAATTTTTTCATGAACGTGCCGGTCACGGCAGACGGTCAATTGACCTTTGCCGACGGCATTTCCGCGCCGGGTAAATACGTGGAAATGCGGGCCGAGATGGACGTCATCGCGCTGATTTCCAACTGCCCGCAACTGAATAATCCGTGCAACGCCTACAACCCGACGCCGGTGCGCCTGCTGATCTGGGATTGA
- the uca gene encoding urea carboxylase has protein sequence MFNKVLIANRGEIACRIIRTLKQLGVASVAVYSEADAHARHVQDADEAVCVGGAAAADSYLRSERILAAALATGAQAIHPGYGFLSENAEFAEQCAAAGIVFIGPTPEQLRRFGLKHTAREIAKTCGVPLLPGTGLLADIAQALQAAADIGYPLMLKSTAGGGGIGMRLCRNDTELSEAFAVVQRLSAANFKDSGLYLEKFIERARHIEVQIFGDGAGRVIHLGERDCSVQRRNQKVIEETPAPGISEATRAALYRHALALGEAVAYRSAGTVEFVYDQDSGEFYFLEVNTRLQVEHGVTEQVTGTDLVAWMLRLAAGDSVFLDQYRHAPQGWSMQVRVYAEDPNKNFQPSAGLLTDCRFPAAVRIDHWLENGLEVTPHYDPLLAKVIVHAADREQALAEMHAALANTRLAGIETNLAYLRQIVADDVFRSGRQITAYLAGLTYRPRTLDVLEAGTQSMIQDYPGRLGYWDVGVPPSGPMDMLAFRLGNRILGNPEHAAGLEMAINGPCLRFNFATRIVLTGAAMQAELNGESVAFWQAIQVSAGDVLKLGTIAGQGCRTYLALQGGFDVPEYLGSRATFTLGQFGGHGGRVLRVGDVLPIAAEIGLTEEVVPNPSALPSYAEHWHIGVLYGPHGAPDFFTDADIAEFFATDWEVHYNSNRTGIRLIGPKPRWARSDGGEAGLHPSNIHDNAYAIGAVDFTGDMPVILGPDGPSLGGFVCPATVVAAELWKLGQLKPGNTVRFIRLNREQAAHLDAEVERVIANPADAALPELPAETDAQESCIVAQLPASGERVAVTYRQAGDRNLLVEYGPLILDLNLRFRVHALMTWLQQRGIPGIVDLTPGIRSLQVHYDRSLELDELMRILAQAEAELPGIEDMEVPTRIVHLPLSWDDPSTQLAIEKYMQSVRKDAPWCPSNIEFIRRINGLDSIEQVKEILFNASYLVMGLGDVYLGAPVATPIDPRHRLVTTKYNPARTWTPENAVGIGGAYLCVYGMEGPGGYQFVGRTVPMWNRYRQTADFRDGKPWLLRFFDQIRFYPVSAEELLRYRQDVLSGKLKLDIREETFSLRQYNDFLREHAGEIAECKSRQQAAFDAERERWEQAGQVYADDQTVAAAAIDTELDLPPGARAVASHIAGNVWQVLVQAGDSVRKGDALVVVESMKMEFPVPAPEDGTVWKVFCNEGAQISAGQDLLVLQAGEDA, from the coding sequence ATGTTTAACAAGGTATTGATCGCCAATCGCGGCGAAATCGCCTGCCGCATCATTCGGACCTTAAAGCAATTGGGGGTCGCCAGCGTCGCGGTGTATTCCGAAGCCGACGCCCACGCCCGCCACGTGCAGGATGCCGACGAAGCGGTTTGCGTCGGCGGCGCGGCGGCGGCCGACAGCTATTTGCGCAGCGAACGGATTCTGGCAGCGGCGCTGGCCACCGGCGCCCAGGCCATCCATCCCGGCTACGGCTTTCTGAGCGAAAATGCCGAATTTGCCGAACAATGCGCGGCGGCCGGTATCGTCTTCATCGGCCCGACCCCGGAGCAATTGCGGCGTTTCGGCTTGAAGCATACCGCTCGCGAGATCGCCAAAACCTGCGGAGTACCGTTACTGCCGGGCACAGGCTTGCTGGCGGATATCGCCCAGGCCTTGCAAGCGGCGGCCGACATCGGCTATCCGTTGATGCTGAAAAGCACTGCCGGCGGCGGCGGTATCGGCATGCGCTTGTGCCGCAACGATACCGAACTGAGCGAGGCGTTTGCCGTAGTGCAGCGCTTGAGTGCGGCCAATTTCAAGGACAGTGGCCTGTATCTGGAAAAATTCATCGAACGCGCCCGCCATATCGAGGTGCAGATATTCGGCGACGGCGCGGGCCGGGTGATCCATTTAGGCGAGCGCGATTGTTCGGTACAGCGCCGCAACCAGAAAGTGATCGAGGAAACCCCGGCGCCAGGCATCAGCGAGGCGACGCGCGCGGCACTCTATCGCCATGCCCTGGCACTGGGCGAGGCGGTGGCTTACCGTTCGGCCGGTACGGTCGAATTCGTCTACGACCAGGACAGCGGCGAGTTTTATTTCCTGGAGGTCAACACCCGGCTGCAAGTCGAACACGGTGTCACCGAACAAGTCACCGGCACCGATCTGGTGGCATGGATGCTGCGTTTGGCGGCTGGCGATTCCGTATTTCTGGATCAATACCGGCACGCGCCGCAGGGCTGGTCGATGCAAGTTCGGGTCTACGCCGAAGACCCGAACAAAAACTTCCAACCGTCGGCCGGCCTGTTGACCGATTGCCGGTTTCCGGCCGCAGTCAGGATCGACCATTGGCTGGAAAACGGCTTGGAAGTCACGCCGCATTACGATCCGTTGCTGGCCAAGGTCATCGTCCACGCCGCCGACCGCGAACAGGCGTTGGCGGAGATGCACGCCGCACTGGCCAACACCCGTTTGGCCGGTATAGAAACCAATCTGGCCTATTTACGGCAGATCGTCGCCGACGACGTGTTTCGCAGCGGCCGGCAGATCACGGCTTATCTAGCCGGACTGACTTATCGTCCGCGCACCTTGGATGTGCTGGAAGCCGGCACCCAAAGCATGATCCAGGACTATCCGGGCCGCCTGGGTTATTGGGACGTAGGCGTACCGCCGTCCGGGCCGATGGATATGCTGGCCTTTCGTTTAGGGAACCGGATTTTGGGCAACCCGGAACACGCGGCCGGTCTGGAAATGGCGATCAACGGTCCCTGCCTGCGCTTCAATTTCGCCACCCGCATCGTTTTGACCGGCGCGGCGATGCAAGCCGAGTTGAACGGCGAATCGGTGGCATTCTGGCAAGCCATTCAAGTGTCCGCCGGCGACGTATTGAAACTGGGTACTATTGCCGGCCAGGGTTGCCGAACTTATCTGGCGCTCCAAGGCGGCTTCGACGTGCCGGAATATCTGGGCAGCCGCGCCACGTTTACCTTGGGCCAGTTCGGCGGCCACGGCGGCCGGGTGCTGCGGGTCGGCGACGTGTTGCCGATTGCGGCGGAAATCGGTTTGACTGAGGAAGTCGTACCGAATCCAAGCGCGCTCCCCAGCTACGCCGAGCATTGGCACATCGGTGTGCTGTACGGGCCGCACGGCGCGCCGGACTTTTTTACCGATGCGGACATCGCCGAATTCTTCGCGACCGATTGGGAAGTGCATTACAACTCCAACCGTACCGGCATTCGCCTGATCGGCCCGAAACCGCGCTGGGCGCGTAGCGACGGTGGCGAGGCCGGCCTGCACCCGTCCAACATCCACGACAACGCCTACGCAATAGGCGCGGTGGATTTTACCGGCGACATGCCGGTGATACTCGGTCCGGACGGTCCCAGTCTGGGCGGCTTTGTCTGTCCGGCTACGGTGGTCGCGGCGGAATTGTGGAAACTGGGCCAACTGAAGCCAGGTAATACCGTGCGCTTTATCCGCTTGAACCGCGAACAGGCTGCACATCTGGATGCCGAGGTCGAACGGGTCATAGCCAATCCTGCCGATGCGGCTTTGCCCGAATTGCCAGCGGAAACGGATGCCCAGGAAAGCTGCATCGTCGCCCAGCTGCCGGCCTCTGGCGAGCGGGTAGCCGTCACCTACCGCCAAGCCGGCGACCGCAACCTACTGGTCGAATACGGGCCATTGATTTTGGACCTGAATCTGCGCTTTAGGGTGCACGCCTTGATGACTTGGCTGCAACAGCGCGGCATTCCCGGCATTGTTGACCTGACGCCGGGCATACGTTCCTTGCAAGTGCATTATGATCGAAGCTTGGAGCTGGACGAACTGATGCGGATTCTGGCGCAGGCCGAAGCCGAATTGCCCGGCATCGAAGACATGGAAGTGCCGACCCGCATCGTCCACCTGCCGCTGTCCTGGGACGATCCGTCCACGCAATTGGCTATCGAAAAATACATGCAGTCGGTGCGCAAGGATGCGCCGTGGTGTCCGAGCAATATCGAATTCATCCGCCGCATCAACGGACTGGACAGCATCGAACAGGTCAAGGAGATCCTGTTCAACGCCAGCTACCTGGTGATGGGTTTGGGCGACGTCTATCTCGGCGCACCGGTGGCAACCCCGATCGATCCGCGCCACCGACTGGTGACGACCAAATACAACCCGGCTCGAACCTGGACCCCGGAGAATGCAGTCGGCATCGGCGGCGCTTACCTGTGCGTCTACGGCATGGAAGGCCCGGGCGGCTATCAGTTTGTCGGCCGCACCGTGCCGATGTGGAATCGCTACCGGCAAACCGCCGATTTTCGCGACGGCAAGCCGTGGTTGCTGCGCTTTTTCGACCAAATTCGGTTTTATCCGGTATCCGCCGAGGAATTGCTGCGTTACCGGCAAGATGTGCTCAGCGGCAAGCTCAAGCTGGATATTCGCGAGGAAACCTTCAGCTTACGCCAATACAACGACTTTCTACGCGAACACGCCGGGGAGATCGCCGAATGCAAAAGCCGCCAACAGGCTGCCTTCGACGCCGAACGCGAACGCTGGGAGCAAGCCGGCCAGGTTTATGCCGACGACCAGACCGTCGCGGCGGCGGCCATCGATACCGAACTAGACTTGCCGCCCGGCGCCCGGGCCGTGGCCAGCCATATCGCCGGCAATGTCTGGCAGGTATTGGTTCAGGCCGGCGATAGCGTCAGGAAAGGCGACGCCTTGGTGGTGGTCGAATCGATGAAAATGGAGTTTCCGGTGCCGGCGCCGGAAGACGGCACGGTCTGGAAAGTATTTTGCAACGAAGGCGCCCAGATCAGCGCCGGCCAAGATTTGCTGGTGCTGCAGGCCGGGGAGGACGCATGA
- a CDS encoding urea amidolyase associated protein UAAP1: MSLASINNEDLLWSENLPAGAHTSFRMRRGNRLRFTDSEGGANLAALFINDDERTERYNMADTLKAQHTFHLSEGFVCYSDMGRVLCSITADTLGWHDTVCGVSDAAQVLAKYGTASYQSHRNTMYRNGRDSLLIELEKWGLGKRDLVANVNFFSKIAADDDGNLQYQVGHSAPGNQVELRFELNTLVLLSTCPHPLDPNPHYQPKSVKLEAYRGDLPDQDDKCRNFRPENSRGFTNTERYFL, from the coding sequence ATGAGCTTAGCCTCGATAAATAACGAAGACCTGCTGTGGAGCGAAAATCTGCCGGCCGGCGCCCATACCTCGTTCCGGATGCGGCGCGGCAACCGCTTGCGTTTTACCGACAGCGAAGGCGGCGCCAATCTGGCGGCCTTGTTTATCAATGACGACGAACGCACTGAACGCTACAACATGGCCGACACGCTGAAGGCCCAACATACCTTTCATCTGAGCGAAGGCTTTGTCTGCTATTCGGACATGGGCCGGGTGTTGTGCTCGATTACCGCCGATACGCTGGGCTGGCACGACACGGTGTGCGGTGTATCCGACGCCGCGCAAGTGCTGGCCAAATACGGCACGGCCAGTTACCAAAGCCATCGCAATACCATGTATCGCAACGGCCGCGACAGCTTATTGATCGAATTGGAAAAGTGGGGCTTGGGCAAGCGCGACCTGGTCGCCAACGTCAACTTCTTCAGCAAGATCGCGGCCGACGACGATGGCAATTTGCAATATCAAGTTGGACATTCCGCCCCAGGCAACCAAGTAGAGCTGCGCTTTGAACTGAACACGCTGGTGCTGCTCAGCACCTGCCCGCATCCACTGGACCCGAATCCGCATTACCAGCCCAAATCGGTAAAGCTCGAGGCTTACCGTGGCGATTTGCCGGACCAGGACGATAAATGTCGCAATTTCCGCCCGGAAAACAGCCGCGGCTTTACCAATACCGAACGCTATTTCCTGTAA
- a CDS encoding ABC transporter ATP-binding protein, giving the protein MTTPIIQIRNLQKRFAANGADIVALQDADLDIAPGEFVTLVGASGCGKSTLLRIVGGLEPASGGSVNVDGLPIAGPGIDRAMVFQHYSLYPWLSVTDNIKFCRQLKVHRDVSTLGDVESAEGRADALIRLMGLSHVADAYPNQLSGGMQQRVAIARALMARPRILLMDEPFGALDAQTREVMHDLILHVSILEKTTVLFVTHDVEEAIYLAHRVVLMAPRPGRIAAIHQVPLPDHRDQDMKQNPDFIALKKQILAGIRETSGMQTNYELLERLGQSPAL; this is encoded by the coding sequence ATGACGACTCCCATCATTCAAATCCGCAACTTGCAAAAACGCTTTGCCGCCAACGGCGCGGATATCGTCGCCTTGCAGGATGCCGATCTCGACATTGCGCCCGGCGAGTTCGTCACGCTGGTCGGCGCGTCCGGCTGCGGCAAATCGACCTTGCTGCGCATCGTTGGCGGCCTGGAGCCGGCCAGCGGCGGTAGCGTCAACGTCGACGGTTTGCCTATCGCCGGCCCCGGCATTGACCGGGCCATGGTATTCCAGCATTACAGCCTGTATCCGTGGTTGAGCGTGACCGACAACATCAAGTTCTGTCGGCAATTAAAAGTGCATCGGGACGTATCGACGCTGGGCGATGTTGAATCAGCCGAAGGCCGGGCCGACGCCTTGATCCGCTTGATGGGTCTGAGCCACGTCGCCGACGCCTATCCGAATCAACTGTCCGGCGGCATGCAGCAGCGGGTGGCCATTGCCCGGGCCTTGATGGCTCGGCCGCGCATCTTGTTGATGGACGAGCCGTTCGGCGCATTGGACGCCCAGACCCGCGAAGTGATGCACGATCTGATTCTGCACGTATCCATCCTGGAAAAAACCACGGTGCTGTTCGTCACCCACGACGTGGAAGAAGCGATTTATCTGGCCCACCGGGTGGTGTTGATGGCCCCCCGGCCGGGACGCATCGCCGCGATACACCAGGTACCGTTGCCGGACCACCGTGACCAGGACATGAAACAGAATCCGGACTTCATTGCCTTGAAAAAACAGATTTTGGCCGGTATTCGCGAGACTTCCGGCATGCAAACCAATTACGAACTACTCGAGCGTCTGGGGCAGAGCCCGGCGCTATAA